In Malus sylvestris chromosome 15, drMalSylv7.2, whole genome shotgun sequence, a single genomic region encodes these proteins:
- the LOC126602648 gene encoding remorin-like: protein MAEAEESKKLESESPSDPPPVPTTASVEKEKPLVEAPKDLVSHKDKYEIPQPPSPESKAELDESKTLTTVVDKTSEPIAEEKCKEGSINRDAMLAKVAIEKRLSLIRAWEKIGKLRAENKVVANCPKCASDSGFGPMGLSLGNNGDFERSKNDVDDGSSFKSPNQVGGDEACSSILV from the exons ATGGCAGAGGCAGAGGAATCCAAGAAGCTAGAATCCGAGTCACCCTCGGATCCTCCACCCGTTCCGACTACGGCTTCGGTGGAGAAAGAGAAGCCGCTTGTGGAAGCTCCAAAAGACCTTGTGTCCCACAAGGACAAATATGAAATTCCACAACCTCCTTCTCCTGAAAGCAAGGCTGAGCTTGATGAGTCGAAAACCCTTACTACTGTTGTTGACAAGACTTCGGAACCTATTGCCGAAGAGAAATGTAAGGAGGGTTCCATCAATCGCGATGCTATGCTAGCAAAAGTTGCAATAGAGAAAAGGCTGTCACTTATCAGAGCATGggaaaaaattgggaaattaaGGGCAGAGAATAAGGTTGTGGCGAATTGCCCCAAAT GCGCATCCGACTCCGGCTTTGGTCCCATGGGATTGTCTTTGGGAAACAACGGTGACTTTGAGCGCTCCAAGAACGACGTCGACGACGGCTCCTCCTTCAAATCCCCCAATCAAGTGGGCGGCGATGAGGCTTGTTCTTCAATCCTTGTTTAA
- the LOC126602649 gene encoding uncharacterized protein LOC126602649 → MEIVDNDDVTSWVCESLSAKLNKIPLYVTTYPLNELEDEHPIACSSLSPTVGIQENDDILGDEQPSQVLQDNAQISEASIDVSFEFTDDYHDSTHFDNVQSNDVNFNLSSSRRNKRKSIQDYDNIADLNIDGDIMVGQLYSSKKELQKQLAMIAMRKNYEFKVERSTKDHLEIRCVDDNCEWRLRATKLQVSEFFESKNEGASRVYRPKDIIEDMRAQVGVNMSYEKAWRAREHAFDMIRGSPEESFAALHAYCTMLESKNPGTITHIETDDNNHFLYFFMAMGASIRGFRGSMRPVVAVDGTFLKGKYLGTLFVVVCHDGQNQIYPLAFGVGDLENDASWTWFLTKLRSAIGEVADLVFVSDRHGSIGKVVQTVFPEAYHGACMYHIAGNMRNKFGDDETMFKLYYTAAKAYLVSEFNSVMTDIWAIKDEKVGKYLQEIRYHRWARAHFSGKR, encoded by the exons ATGGAGATTGTAGACAACGACGATGTGACTAGTTGGGTATGTGAAAGTCTTTCTGCAAAACTGAACAAGATTCCGTTATATGTTACAACATATCCTCTAAATGAACTTGAAGATGAACACCCAATTGCATGCAGTTCCCTATCACCAACAGTGGGAATTCAAGAGAATGATGACATTTTAGGTGATGAACAACCAAGTCAAGTTCTTCAAGACAATGCCCAGATTAGTGAGGCTTCAATAGATGTGAGTTTTGAGTTTACTGATGACTATCATGACAGTACCCATTTCGACAATGTGCAGTCAAACGATGTCAATTTCAATCTATCGTCGTCTCGTCGTAACAAGCGTAAAAGCATACAAGACTATGATAATATTGCAGATTTGAATATAGATGGAGATATTATGGTCGGACAATTGTACTCGAGTAAGAAAGAGTTGCAAAAACAATTAGCTATGATTgcaatgaggaagaattatGAATTTAAAGTGGAAAGATCAACTAAGGATCATTTGGAAATTAGATGTGTGGATGATAATTGCGAGTGGCGACTTCGTGCAACCAAGTTACAAGTGTCAGAATTTTTTGAA TCAAAGAATGAGGGGGCATCACGTGTATATAGACCTAAAGACATCATTGAGGATATGCGAGCACAAGTTGGGGTTAATATGAGCTACGAGAAAGCTTGGAGAGCAAGAGAGCACGCATTTGACATGATCCGAGGGTCGCCAGAGGAATCTTTTGCCGCACTTCATGCCTATTGTACCATGTTAGAAAGTAAAAACCCTGGGACAATAACACATATAGAAACAGATGACAATAATCACTTTTTATACTTTTTCATGGCAATGGGAGCCTCTATAAGGGGATTTCGTGGTTCTATGAGGCCTGTGGTAGCAGTTGATGGGACTTTTCTAAAGGGTAAATATCTTGGCAccttatttgttgttgtatgccATGATGGACAAAATCAAATATATCCTTTAGCATTTGGTGTGGGTGACTTAGAAAATGACGCTTCATGGACATGGTTTCTTACAAAATTGAGAAGTGCCATTGGAGAGGTAGCAGACTTGGTGTTTGTATCTGATCGACATGGAAGTATTGGTAAAGTTGTACAAACTGTGTTTCCAGAGGCATATCATGGAGCTTGTATGTATCATATAGCTGGCAACATGAGGAATAAATTTGGTGATGATGAAACGATGTTTAAGTTATATTACACTGCGGCAAAAGCATACCTTGTGTCAGAGTTTAATAGTGTTATGACTGATATTTGGGCAATCAAAGATGAAAAAGTAGGAAAATATCTTCAAGAAATTAGGTATCATAGATGGGCTCGGGCACATTTCAGTGGAAAACGATAA